Within the Flavobacterium sp. N502536 genome, the region TGATGATGATGTAATTGAATAGAAATCATGACTTGTTTTGTTTTTTAATTCTTTGATTCGGTTGCAAATATAATAGTTATTTTCATAAAAAAGCATTTTTTAATTTAACTTAACGATAGTTTATTGTTAAATAAATGTCCAAGCCTTGGTTTTATTGGATTTTTAGAATTTACGGCAGCGTATTTTTATTTTGATTGAAATACAAAATAACCGTTGTTCCCACCCCTATTTCGCTTTCAATTTTAAACTTAATATGAAGTAATTCTGTTATTCTTCGTACAATTGAAAGTCCTAATCCTGTTCCTTTGATTTCCGGATGTTCTGTAGAATTTGATCTGAAAAACGGACTAAAAATAGCATCTAAATCCTGTTTTGCTATGCCGATTCCATTATCCGAAATGGAGCAGACTACTTTTTCATTCTGTTCCGAAAGTAAAACGGTCACTTCGCCTCCGCTATGTGAATATTTGATTGCATTCGAGATAATGTTTCTAAGTATGGTAATCACTAAAAAATTATCCGATTCGATATAATAATCCTGTGAAACATCAAATTTGACTTTGATTTTTTGGCTGTTAATCTTCTCCGAATTTAATCTGAAAACATCTAAAATGACTGAATTTAGGTATACTGATTCTGTGTTGATGTTTTTTTTCTGGTTTTCAAAACGTGCCATTAACAAAAGCTGGTCGACAAGCATATTTAGATGGTCAACTTCTTTGATGCAATAGTTTATTTTATCTTCATATTCCTTGTTATCACGAGGTTTACGAATTAAAACTTCAAGTGTTCCTTTAATAACAGTAAGAGGTGTTCTGAGTTCATGAGAAGCATCAGAGGTAAACTCTTTCTCACGCTCAATTGCATCTTCAATTCGGTTTAAAAGGTTGTTTATCGTTTTTGAAAGCGTGTACAATTCGTCCTTTGTTTTGGGCAGCGCAATACGTGTTTTCAGATTGTCTTTGGTGATGACCTTTGAGGTATTAATTATGGCATTAATGGGTTTGATACTCCTTCCGGCAAAGAATCGGGCAATGAAAAACAGCAATATTAAAATCCCTAGAAAAGAAAGACACATGATGTCGAACAGGTTGTTGAGCACCATTTTGGAATCAGCCAATGACATGGCTACAATGACATATCCTATTTTCTTGCCTTTGAGGTGAAGGGGAACCTGAGTTTGTCTAATGGCATGGTCTCCCATTTTGGCGTCAAACAGTTCAAAATCTTCAACGGAATCATTAAACTTGAGCGTTTGCGTTTTTAGATTCGGTGCTTTTTCAATGATTTTTTTGTTCAGATCCAAAAACTCAACAAATACGGGGTTTACATCTACCGTATTATGCTCTCTTTCGTTCCATTCTTCTTCGTCTATTAGTATAACTTTGCCGTTGACCTCTTTGATTTCTTCGAGATGATTCTGAATTTCAACTTTAATTTTTTCATCAATATGGCTGTAAACGGTGTGTTTTACAATAGAATAGATAACAGAAAAAACGGCTACGATTAATAGACCGGTGGTAATAATATAGTTTAATGCAATTCTGTTTTTAAAAGAAAGCTGTGTCATTTATAGATCGTTAGCGATATAGCCGATACCGCGAATTGTTTTAATATAATCTTCTTCAATTTTTAAATTGAGTTTCTTTCTGATGGCGTTCATAAAAACATCAATTACGCCTGTGTCGTATTCGAAATTAATTTCCCAAACATCCTTTAGAATTTGATTTCGCGTGCAGACTTTTCCTTTGTTCTGAATTAAATATTTTAAGAGCTCAAATTCTCTTTGGGTCAATGCAATTTCTTCATTGTTTTTAAGGACAATATGTTTCAATAAATCGATTTTGATTGTTCCCAGCGCAAGGTTTTCCGGGCCTTTCTGATTTCTAAAGTGAACTTTAATGCGTTCTACCAGTTCTTCAAAGCTAAATGGTTTTTTGATGTAGTCATTGGCTCCGGCCTTTAAGCCTTCAATCGTTTCCTGAACGGTATCTTTCGCCGTTAGAAAAATGATTGGCGTTTTCTGATCCTTAACTCTAATGGCTTTACATAAATCCAATCCGTTAATTTTAGGCAGCATCCAATCTAATAAAATTAAATCAAACTGCTGGCTGTGTATCAACTCAAAGCCTTTAGAACCATCATTGGCGGTCGTAATTTGATATCCCTCTTCCTGTAGGCCCTGTTGCAAAAACTGAACAATACCTAACTCATCTTCAACTATTAGAATGTGCATTTTACTGATGAAATTTAGATTAAACGGTGATTTTCTAACCTCAAAGATAAAACTTTTGAAGTCAGAAAAGCTTTAAAACCATGAGAATAGGCGAAAAAAGTCACACTTAAGGAAACCTTAAGTTAACACTAAGCAAGGCAAAAGCATAACTTCATCCCGAATTAATTTAATGGAATTAATTTTGCCATAAAAGAAACAGTATTTTCATAATATGTGTTAAAACAGCTTAAATATTGCGTAAAGACAAGAAAAATTATACTATTTTCGCCAATTTTATAATCTTATTAAATGTTTTGGTATTTAAAATTTATAGTTATTTAAATTAAAAAAAGAATTAATGACCCTTTCAAAAAAGTTTTCCCCATTCTACAACCTTGGTCTGTTTTATTTTATTGTTAGCTTTCTGTTAAGAATTATCTTGTTTTTTCATCCCATAACACAAAGTTCATTTACCATTTTGCAGAGTTTAAAAATCTTCGTCTTAGGACTTGTATCTGATTTTTTTGTCTTTATTCCCGCCTGTATTTTTTTATGGCTGTATTTGATTTTTATATCCAATTCTAAATACAATAAACCTTCCGGTTATATCATTTTAGGCATTTTTGCTTTACTTTTTATTTATGTGGCTTCCGGAAAAAGTATTTTTGACGAATACGGTGGCGCATTGCCGCTAATTGCCCTGATTTTTATCGGAATCAAGATGGCCCTTTTTGCAGTTTTACTATTTCTTCCCAAACTAAGAGCTAAAATTAGATACTGGTTGTTTGCATTTGTGATTTTCTTATATGTTTTACTAATTCTGCAAAACGGATTAAGCGAGTATTTCTTTTGGAACGAGTTTGGTGTAAAGTACAATTTCATTGCGGTAAATTATTTAATTTATACCAATGAGGTTATAGGTAACATTATGGAGTCCTACCCTGTTATTCCGATATTTTCTGCATTGTTTTTGGTGACCGGAACCGTTACTTACTTTCTTCTGAAGAGATCCAGAAACTATATCGATGCTATTCCAACATTAAGTGAAAAAGTAAAAATTACGGCTATTTACCTTGGTTTATTGGCTGTTTCTTTAATTGCGATTCCAACGTTGGCAAAAACAGAAAATTCAAAGAACGTGTTTGTTAATGAATTGCAGGCAAACGGATTATATAAATTTTACCTCGCGTTTGAGAACAGCAAACTGGATTATTTTAAATTCTACAAAACACTTCCGAATGAAGAGGCTTTTGCACTTTTGAAACAACAGTTTCCAACTATTAAAGGGCAAACAACACAAAGAACTATAACCGGTGATTCCACAGAAATTCATAAGAATGTGGTACTGATTACCATTGAAAGTTATAGTGCTGATTTCATGAAGATGTATGGAAATGAGCAGAACATTACTCCTTTTCTGGACAGCTTGGCTCAAAAGAGTCTTCTTTTTACCAATTTGTACGCTACAGGAAACAGAACGGTTCGCGGATTGGAAGCCGTAACCCTGTGCTTGCCTCCTACTGCCGGGGAAAGTGTGGTCAAAAGAGAAGACAACAAAAATAAATTTTCGACCGGAGCTATTTTTAAGAAAAAGGGCTACAATGTGAAGTATTTGTATGGGGGAGATGCTTTCTTTGATAATATGCAGGATTTCTATTCCGGAAATGGTTATGAGATTGTAGACAAATCGAGTTTTTCTCCGGAAGAGATTGCCTTTTCAAACGTTTGGGGTGTTTGTGATGAAGACATGTACAACAAAGCCATAAAGGTGATGAATGCGGAAGAAAAGCAAAACAAACCATTCTTTAATCACATCATGACGGTAAGTAACCACAGGCCTTTTACGTATCCGAATAATAAAATTGATATTCCGGGTGATGCTAAATCCCGTGAGGGCGGTGTAAAATATACCGATTATGCCATGAAGAAGTTTTTTGAAATGGCCAGCAAACAATCCTGGTTTAAAAATACGATTTTTGTGATTGTTGCCGATCACTGCGCGTCAAGTGCCGGAAAAACACAGCTTCCGTTAGACAAGTACAGGATTCCGGGATTTATTTATGATCCGAGTGCAAAACCTCAAAAATACAATCAGTTGATGTCGCAGATCGATGTGATGCCTACTCTTTTTGGATTATTAAACTTTAGTTATGAAAGTAAGTTTTTTGGTCAGGATGTTTTAACACCGGATTACAAACCAAGAGCTTTTATAGCAACTTATCAGGATATGGGACTGATTAAAGACAATGTTTTAACGATACTGTCGCCTAAGCAACAAGTAAAACAATTTGATCTGCAAATCAATACAAAACCAGGCATTGCTCCGGAATTTCAGATTGATTACAATGAAATACCTATGAAAACAGAAAGAACTGACCTGGTAAAGGAGACTATTTCTTTTTATCAGACGGCTTCAGATATGTTGAAAAATAAGAAGTATCAGCGTTAGTCTTCAGTCTCGGTCTCAGTTTTCAGTTACAAAGTAAGACCTAAAAATAAAACTCTAAATAGGAAACTAAAAAAGCCTCAAATTCTATGGAATCTGAGGCTTTTTTAGTTTTGAAAAGGACTGAATTATTTAGTCATTTTGATTTTTCATTCCAAATAAGTCACCTTGTTGAAACAATTTTAAATCGTCTCTTAAAGGCTGGTAGTTTCTTTGTGTAACTGCCGGTGCATCTAACTCGCTTAAATCAGGTTTTCCTGCATTTACCCATGCCGTGTACCAAAAACTTGCTGTTGCTGTAATGGCTTTTCTCATTTGACTTTCAACCATTCCGTTTAACTCTTTGTGCAGTTTCTTAGCGTAATCATCAGAGAAAACAGAAGTGTTGTATTTGCTTTTTAGTACTTTTCCTTCTGCATCCATTTTAAATACCTGATTCTCCGGTGTTGCAGTTCTAAGTTTTTTATCTACATCCAATAACGGCTGAACTAAACTATGTGTATCGTTAATCATGTCCCAGGTTGCTTTATGAACATCTTCATAATATTGTGCCTGCGGAACATTTAACTTGTAGTTTTTAGCAAATAACTCCGGAAGTCTGCTTTCCCAAAGAGAGTGAATCCCTTTTTGATCCGTCAACTGTCCGTCATGATTGGAAGAGGTATGCAACGGCATGTGTGCGTCACCGATATAATGACCTAAATCAGCTGCAAGAAACAAGATTTCTGCTCTGTTTTTGTCTTTAAAAGCTTTGGTTAATTTTACCATCATATCTTCGATATACCAAGGCAAGATTCCGTTTTCGTTTAAAAATTTAGCATCGTATTTTTTCTTTGCTGCCTCTAAAGTTTGTGGAATGCTGTCTACTCTGCCAAAACTCTCCATGTCAAAATAATGTCTTGGATTTTCGTCTTTGTAATTCAGGGCATATTTTCGGATATCTGGTACAGAAGCTTCTTGAGTAATAAAATCAATGTGGTTGTAAAAGAAAATTAAAAGCGGCTGTGGCAAAGCCATAACTGCAGCTTTATTAATACGTTCGTGACCAACAATCCCCCAGGATAGTGTCAAAAAACCAATTGCTATTGCAAACAATGCAATTAGTCTTGGTTTCATTCTTAAGTTTTTCATTTTTATTTTTGTTAGAGGTGCAAATTTATTTTATTTATGTACATTTCAAAGGGAATAGCAGTAAAGATTATGAAATTAAGTTTGTTTTATTTTTTTGATGCTGAAATCATAGAAGTTACAATTAAAAGTTTCTTTGTAAATTCGTTCCGTTTTACCCTAATTTCTAAAATATGCGCCTGATCCGACTTAGCCTTCTTTTCTTTTTCTTTGTTTCCGTTTGTTCCGCTCAGGAAGATATAGTAGAATTAAAGAATGTTTCCGATACTATTCTTAACTCCAAAAGAACGTTGCAGGTATCTGATCCGTTGGAGGCCGTTAAAACCATGCAAAAGCTGTTTCCGGGAAAAGTATACAATCTTTCGGATCACAATACTTTTATAAGCTGGAAATGCAAAACCTGCAAACCAGCTCCCTACAATGATGTTAATGGTCTCGAAGGCGATCAATTGTTTCCCTACGAGGATGGTGTTGCGACACGTGTTCTGGGGAACCTTGATTATACCGATTCTAAAGGAAATCAGTTTAAATTATTGCTTTTCAATCACTCTTTTTATGACGCGGACGGATTGCAGACCGGAAGATTTTCGGGAGGACTCGCCGGAGTCGCCAAGTTTGCAAAAAATGGTACAGTCTGGCAAATGAGATCGTTTCAGCCTGCCATTGAAGCCTTTGGTTCTTTTGCTCAGGCGCCCTCGCCTAAATTAGTACAAATTGGAGAAGATCAGTATGCCTTTACCTTCACCCATGTCAATGGTGGTGCCGGAGGTCCGTTTGAAGGAATTCTTTATCTGGTTGCCGGATTTGATGGTAAATACCAGCCTATCCTGGAGGTTTACAACTACAAACTTACCAATGTTGCCAGTGTGGAATGGTCGGGTTCCTATGCGGTCGTAAACGATACAACGAAGAAACACTTTAGAGATATTATTGTCAAAACAACTGGTTCTTTTAATAAAGCTGAAAAAGCCAATGATGAATTTGAAGTGAATTTACCCGAAGAAATAGCGGCTATGGCCAAAACAAAAAAACAGTTTGATTTTGTAATTGAGAGACGTTTTTCATTTAAAGGCAACCGCTATAAGATGATTGATAAGCCAACTGTTAAATTTTCTAAGGTAAAATAGCCATTTTCTTTAACCTAAGTACAAAATTGAGGCAAGACCCAGGACAGCGATAAATATCCAAAGTAGAATTCCCTGTAACAGAGGCATCACTCCTACTGATTTTAAAGTGTTCACATTCAAAGTAGCACCGATCAGGAATAAAGTTATCGTTAAACCCACTTTAGCGATAGCCACAATATGTGGTGCAACGATAGCCGTTTGTGGCACATAGGTATTGAAAAGCATTGCCAGAATAAATAAACCGATAAAGTACGGAATCTTAATTTTAGAATTTTTGTTCTTGAAAAGCACCGCTGTTAAAAGTGATATTGGAATGATCCATAGTGCTCTGGCAAGTTTTACGGTAGTAGCAATCTGTAAAGCTTCAGCACCGTATTTATTGGCCGCTCCTACTACAGAACTAGTGTCGTGAATGGCAATAGCGCACCACAATCCAAAATCTTTTTGTGACAAATCAAGTTGGTGACCAATATAAGGGAACACAAACAAGGCTATCGAATTGAGTATAAAGATAACGCCCAAAGCAATTGAAGTCTGGTTTTCGTTTGATTTAATTACCGGTGAAATGGCTGCAATGGCACTTCCCCCGCAAATTGCAGTTCCACAAGAGATTAGGTGTGATGTTTTCTTTTCGGTTTTGAACCATTTCCCTAAAAAAGTCCCAAGAATTAAGGTGCTGAAAATAGAAAAGATAGTAAGTACAAAACCTTCTTTTCCGGCAGATAACGCTGCCGTGGCATTCATTCCAAAACCTAAACCTACAACCGAGAATTGAAGTAAAAAAGTTATGGCTAGAGCATTGAATTTTACAAAAGGATTTCCAAAAACATTAACAAGCACTACCCCCAGTAATAAAGCTATTGGAGGTGAAATGATCGATAATACACACAATACAATTATAAAAGCAAATAGTGCCTGTTGCAGGTGTTGATTGATTTCAAATAAATGAGCCGAGGTATGTTGTGTTGTTTTCAAAATAAGTAATTTGATATTTCTTGTACAAAGGTCAGTCGTTTATATCATAATTACCAATCGTAAAACACGATAGGCTATAACTCTAAGTTATAGTAAGAGGAGATGTTTTGAATAAAAAGCTCTGATAGTGCGTTTGGTTTTCCAAGTAAAGTAATGATGTAGAAGTAACGTTCTACTGTTAAACCAGCTACATCCAGAACCATTAATTCGTTATTTTTAAGCTCTTTATCTACGGCGTGTATGGACATAAAAGCCAGACAGTCTGAATTTAATAAGTAGGATTTAATGCTTTCGGTGCTACCCAATTGCATTTCGATTTGTAAATCACTTATTTTTACATCGAGCTGCTTTAAAGCATATTCTATAACTTCAAGTGTTCCTGATCCTCGTTCCCTGGTGATGAATTTCATCGATTTCAGATCTTCCAATGAAATTTCATTTTGTCTGATCAAAGGATTCTTGGTGTTGCACACTAAAACGAGTTCGTCTTTTAAAAACGGAGTATATTTAATAGACTGGTTTTTAGATTGTCCCTCAACAATTCCAATTTCTATTTCTTTATTGATCAGCGCATTCTCAATTTGCTCTGTATTTCCATTCAGCAAATTGACTTTGATGTCTTTCTGTTTTTGATGAAAACGCGCCAAAACAGGAGAAATAATGTACTGAGAAATCGTTGTACTCGCTCCTAGCCTCAGTAAACCCTGGCGCTCGCTGATAAAAGAGCTCATTTCAAAGTCTATTTCGCGATAGATTTCAAAAATGCTTTTGGTGTGTTTCAGCAGGATTTCGCCGGCCGGAGTTAAAGCAATTTTGGAGCCGTTACGTTCAAAAAGTTTGGTTTTATAGGTTTCTTCGAGTTCCTGAATGTGTTTGGAAACTGCTGGCTGGGAAATATACAATTCTGTTGCCGCTTTAGTAAAGTTAAGGCGGATCGCTACAGTGTAGAATACTTTTAGCCTGAAATCCATTGTATTAGTTAGTTTTGTTTCATGTTTAAAGTTTCAAGTTACGTAAAAAAAATGTTTTTTTCTGCGTTGCGAAACTTTTCGACTATTTAAAGTAATCCATTGTATTTACGGATGAACCATTCTGCGGTTAATACTAAAGCAATTAAAATCAATAGCCAAACCCAATCAATCAAAGGCGTTTTGGTGGAAACATTCTTTTCAATTGATTTGTATTCTTTATTCTCTAAAAGCTGTTGAATTAAGTCGTCTGCCTGGTTTTCAAAGAAGGCTTTTCCATTGGTTTGAAGTGCCAATTGTTTTAATTTCTGAACATCCGGATTTACAAATTGTTTTTCGATATCAAAATCTAAAATTTCAAAATGTCCTGAATAAGCCGTGTTTGTATTGAGTTCTTTTACGGTAAAGTTATACTTCCCAGTTGATAATCCGTCCAGATTGACCGAGAAGGAATTGTTTCCTTTTAGTAAATCATAGTTTTTTGCTTGTTTCGTTTCGGCATTTGTTACGGTAATCGTTAGTCTTGCCTTTTCGTCAAACTCATAGTTTTTATTAAAGTACTGAGCGTTGATGACAATGGCTTCGCCAGAATTGTAAAAGCTTTCGTGCGTAACAACCAACGATTTTTTGGTGGTTGTGGAAGCCAGGTACTGAATGATTTTATCGATAAAGACATCGTATTTTTCAAACGATTGGTTGTCGATATGGCTTTGTAATCGCCACTTCCAGCTGTTTTCTCCTAAAAGAAAAGCGGTTCTTTTTCCATGATCTTCAGTAAAAGCCAGTAAGGGGGCATTTGTAGAAACGTTTCTAATTTTTGAAGAAAGCAAAACAGATACATTTCCGCTGGTTGTAATTGTTCCGAATAAATTTTGCAGCGGTGGATAGTTTTCAAAACCAATATTGTCTACCGCAAATAGATTAAATTGTGATTGAAATTCGCAGAGATAATCTTCTCTTTGTCCGCTCATTTTAAACAGCAGATTTTTTTGCTGTTGGTTCAGATAGTTGAAATCGGTGTTGTTACCGGTTATGATAAAGGTATTTGTTGCTGCCAGTTTGTTGTTGTCGAATATTGCTTTAAAGGCAGTTGTCGGCTGGTACAAAACTAAAACAGATACTTCCTGTAACTGATTGACATCATTCGGTTTAACTAGAATCACTTTACGTTGTGCATTCACTTCAATAGCGCGTTTCAGAGCTGCAATATCAGGATGATTTATAGCCGAAACGATTGCAATGGTCGATTTTTGATCGATGATTTCAACGGCAAAATTTTTGATGTTATTGTAGCTGTTCTTCTCTTTGGTATTGGAAGTAACCGCTGCTTTAAAAACCTGAAGTCCTACTTTATCGGCCGGTAAAAGCAAGTTTAAGGTTGCTGTTTTCTTAGCAGGAGAGAAAGAAACTTTCTCTTTTGCAATAACTTTACCGCCCTGCGAAATGGTGAAATCGGCATTTGTGGTTTTATCCCCTGCGTACTGAAGAAATACTTCGACCGGGAATTTGTTTTTGTGAAATGCGTATTTGTTTACGTTGAGCTGATTGATTTTCAGGTCTAAAAAAGTAGTTGTATCTCCCACAACCAAAGGATAAACTTTATTGACAGGATCAAAACGATATACATAATCGTTTCCTGTAGTCTGATTTCCATCTGTAATAATTACGGTTGGAAAGATCAGGTTTTTGTTGATGCTTTTTAAATTTTTAGCAACTTCATCAAGATTGGTTTGTTTTCCTTTAAAGTCAAATTTCTCTGAAGGCTTAAAATCGGCATCAAACTGATAGGACTGAATTTCAAACTTTTCGCGTAACGCAGGATTTGAAATTAATTTCTGATGCAGTTCGACCGCTTTTTGATCTGATTTCAAAGCGGTAATTGAACTTGAATTGTCAACAGCAATTGCAAGCGGTGTTTTGGTAATCTCAAGCGAGTTTTTGGTCATGATTGGGTTTATCAATAAAACCAGCAGTCCAAAAATGGCTAAAAAACGTAAAAAAGCCAAAAACCAAATCACATTGGATTTGCTTTTGGCTTTAAAAAAATATTGAAAATACGACAAACCAACTGCGATTACTAAAGAAAGTAATATTAATAGAATCGTGCTTGTAGTCATATTTAGTTTGGTTTATGGTTTGTAGTTTTTTGTTTATAGTTTATGGCTGCAGAACAATAAACAACAAACCATCAACAATCAACTTATTAGGTAAGCATTCCTCCGCAAACATTAAGTACTTGTCCTGTAACGTAAGAACTTAGGTCTGAAGCTAAGAAAAGACAAGCATTAGCAACATCTTCTGCACTTCCACCTCTTTTTAATGGAATACCTTCTCTCCATCCTTTTACTACATCTTCATTTAATTTTGCAGTCATCTCCGTTTCAATAAAACCAGGAGCAATTGCATTACAACGAATATTACGTGATCCTAACTCTAATGCTACAGATTTAGTAAAACCAATTGCACCTGCTTTTGAAGCTGCATAATTCGTTTGTCCTGCATTTCCTGAAACTCCTACTACTGAACTAATATTGATAATAGAACCTGAACGTTGTTTCAAAAAGGTTTTTTGAATTGCTTTTGTCATATTAAATACAGATTTCAGGTTTACATCGATAACCTGATCAAAATCTGCTTCAGACATACGCATTAACAGGTTGTCTTTTGTAATTCCGGCATTGTTAATTAAGATATCTACTGTTCCGAAATCAGCCAAAACAGCATCCACAAAAGTTTGCGCTTCATTAAAATCGGCCGCATTAGACTGGTATCCTTTTGCTTTAATTCCTAAACCGTTCAATTCAGCCTCTAAAGCTTCTGCAGAAGCTACAGATGAACTGTATGTAAAAGCAACATTTGCGCCATGTTTAGCAAAAACTTCAGCAATTCCTCTTCCAATTCCACGACTAGCGCCCGTAATAATGGCAACTTTTCCTTCTAGTAATTTCATAATCAAAAATAATGTTAATATTTATTTGTAGCTAAGCTGTTCTTTAGGTCTCTTTTTTTGTGAAAAATGACGTAAAAAACAGGGCTATGAATGACTTGTCAAATATATGATAATTCCCTTTTTAAAAAAATTACTCTTGGTATAATTTATGATTTAAGCGGATTGTTTAGAAATAATCATAAAAAAACCGTTTCAAAATTATGAAACGGTTTTCCGTATTTATAGCTATTTAAAGTAAGATTTAAAGAGCATTACAACATCATTTTATTAAGAAATAGACCTACTCACAAACCACGCCGTCTATTGTTGCTCTGCAGATTGGTTCTACCGGTTGTTCAGGGGAAGCATGATACAAGGTCCGTTATAAGGAAAAGGTGTCCAGGGAATAGTACATCTCGTTCCACCGCTACCGTTTACTCCTTTTAGTTCTTCTTTACTTAGTACTTCCACTCTTGAGAAGTTTAAAATGGTTTTTAACATAATAAAATTGGTTATTTAATAGGTTTTGTTGTCTCAATCGTTTTTTGTCCGTTGAGTTTCAGACATAAAATCAGTATTAAATTACGTATATTTTTTTTGCTTAAAAAAGCAGCCCAAATTTGAGCTGCTTCCTTCAAAATAAAAAAAAACTAATAAAAAAACTTATATGGGCAACTTTGTTCACTTGCTCTAAATCGTAAACTCTTTTGTTGTAATTTATAGTCCCCAAAAGCTTTTTCTATTCAAAATAATATTATTAATGTTTACTGGAATGCCCAGGTTGTGAATCTAAATGGTCCTGATGCCGATGTAAACGTAAATACAGGATTTGTGGCTCCCACAGTAAAACTTTCTCTTTTAAAGTATAATCCTCCCGGGTTCATGATCTGATCGTCGAGATCCTTTAAATAAGCCGGTGCAGGAATATCAACTGCTGCTGCAAAAGTACTGCCTGAAGTCCACTTAGTTGTTGGCGTTAAGTATATAATTTTCTTTGTTTGATCTGCCGATAAGGTAAAGAAGTGATATACTCTTGTTATGACTCCTGTAGCGCTTGTAAATCGGTATTCCACATAACTTCCGTTAGGAGTGTTAAACCAAGGTTGTACTCTGCTTAATGTTGTACCGGCTGGTCTGGAAGCCTCAACAGCTCTGAATAATGCAAGAAATGAAGCTGAATTTGTGGATGCAAGCGTTAATATCGACCTGTCATGACCGTATACTAAATTTGAGTTTGCTGGTAGCAATATCTTGTAATCATCAGTCAATGCTAAAGGTTGGTTACCGTATTTAATGGTTGCAGTAACGCCACCAGTTCCGGTTGCGGTAAAACTGCCATCTGTATCATTATAAGTAAAGGCTGATAATTTCTGACCAGCTACGGTTACTGCAGGACTTACTACAATACCTGTAGGCGTATACCCTACTCCCATACTAATAACTGATTCAGAACCATCAACAGCTCTTGAAACTGCATATCGGGTAGCTGTTGTAAATGAAAAATCATATCTGGTAACTTTTGCACCATCATTAACCTCCAATGATCTGAATAATGGTCTGGTTGAAGCTCCTATAACATTTTTTTCTGTTGCAAGATTTTTAGGTAAGTCAGTCCAGTCCTGAGCAGTTGCTTTTACAAAACGTACTTCTCTTACCAATCTGTTGCTTCTAAAAACAAGATCTCCGTTTTCCTGCCCGTAATACAAAAACTGAAAATCTCCTAAATATCCTTTTCCTCTCAAAGCGGGAATTGGAAAGCTGTTTGAATCCGATAAAAGGTGAATTCTGTTGTACGTATTAAACAATAAACTCATGGTGCTCCCCAAAACAACAGAATATTCACTGGTATAAACTTTAGTATCGCTATTAAAATCGGATGCCATTTCTACTTTATTGTTTGGAAGAAACTTAATCAAATGGGTATATCCGCCCAATTGAGTATCGTCTGTAAAATACACTGCTTTCCATCCAAATTCTGACGAAAGTAATGCGGTGTTTAATTCACTTTTCTGCTCATTCAAACGTTCTGCCGGTGTTTTATCAAACTTTGGTTCCGC harbors:
- the fabG gene encoding 3-oxoacyl-[acyl-carrier-protein] reductase, which produces MKLLEGKVAIITGASRGIGRGIAEVFAKHGANVAFTYSSSVASAEALEAELNGLGIKAKGYQSNAADFNEAQTFVDAVLADFGTVDILINNAGITKDNLLMRMSEADFDQVIDVNLKSVFNMTKAIQKTFLKQRSGSIINISSVVGVSGNAGQTNYAASKAGAIGFTKSVALELGSRNIRCNAIAPGFIETEMTAKLNEDVVKGWREGIPLKRGGSAEDVANACLFLASDLSSYVTGQVLNVCGGMLT
- a CDS encoding DUF4302 domain-containing protein codes for the protein MKLKNIVQYLIIGFLTIQLFSACANDTDAEPKFDKTPAERLNEQKSELNTALLSSEFGWKAVYFTDDTQLGGYTHLIKFLPNNKVEMASDFNSDTKVYTSEYSVVLGSTMSLLFNTYNRIHLLSDSNSFPIPALRGKGYLGDFQFLYYGQENGDLVFRSNRLVREVRFVKATAQDWTDLPKNLATEKNVIGASTRPLFRSLEVNDGAKVTRYDFSFTTATRYAVSRAVDGSESVISMGVGYTPTGIVVSPAVTVAGQKLSAFTYNDTDGSFTATGTGGVTATIKYGNQPLALTDDYKILLPANSNLVYGHDRSILTLASTNSASFLALFRAVEASRPAGTTLSRVQPWFNTPNGSYVEYRFTSATGVITRVYHFFTLSADQTKKIIYLTPTTKWTSGSTFAAAVDIPAPAYLKDLDDQIMNPGGLYFKRESFTVGATNPVFTFTSASGPFRFTTWAFQ
- a CDS encoding LysR family transcriptional regulator — protein: MDFRLKVFYTVAIRLNFTKAATELYISQPAVSKHIQELEETYKTKLFERNGSKIALTPAGEILLKHTKSIFEIYREIDFEMSSFISERQGLLRLGASTTISQYIISPVLARFHQKQKDIKVNLLNGNTEQIENALINKEIEIGIVEGQSKNQSIKYTPFLKDELVLVCNTKNPLIRQNEISLEDLKSMKFITRERGSGTLEVIEYALKQLDVKISDLQIEMQLGSTESIKSYLLNSDCLAFMSIHAVDKELKNNELMVLDVAGLTVERYFYIITLLGKPNALSELFIQNISSYYNLEL